One window from the genome of Sphaerotilus microaerophilus encodes:
- a CDS encoding DUF2779 domain-containing protein — protein MLDLWNFRRKQALIDLGVRRLSEVHEEDIGMTSAELDEVRDEGLTPRQRQWMQVSGQWPGGGAFYLDRELVRRKMAGWSWPLHFIDFETARVAIPFFAGQRPYANIAFQLSHHRMERDGSVAHVGEFLSLDPGVCPNLAFVRALQASLGSEGTVFMWSPHENTTLRDLLRELEDSEPPPPDRNALCAFLRELITVKENGQIIHQGRRAMVDLCVLARRAFFHPATRGSSSIKKVLPAVMAASPFLRERYSPPVYGADGGIPSRNFTHWSWWRAGPDGHPANPYDLLPPVFDDLPAEVLAALEVDEDLELAEGGSATTAWARMQFEDSPALEREQLRQALLRYCELDTLAMVMVWQGWAAESFI, from the coding sequence GTGCTGGACCTGTGGAACTTCCGCCGCAAGCAGGCGCTGATCGACCTGGGCGTGCGGCGATTGAGCGAGGTGCACGAGGAAGACATCGGCATGACCTCCGCCGAGCTGGATGAGGTACGTGACGAGGGCCTCACCCCCCGCCAGCGCCAGTGGATGCAGGTGAGCGGCCAGTGGCCCGGTGGCGGGGCCTTCTACCTGGACCGGGAGCTGGTGCGCCGGAAGATGGCCGGCTGGAGCTGGCCGCTGCATTTCATCGACTTCGAAACCGCCCGCGTCGCCATCCCCTTCTTTGCCGGGCAGCGGCCCTACGCCAACATCGCCTTCCAGCTCTCGCACCACCGCATGGAGCGCGACGGCAGCGTCGCCCATGTCGGCGAGTTCCTCAGCCTGGATCCGGGCGTGTGCCCCAACCTGGCTTTTGTCCGCGCTCTCCAGGCCAGCCTGGGCAGCGAGGGCACGGTGTTCATGTGGAGCCCGCACGAGAACACCACCCTGCGCGACCTGCTGCGCGAGCTGGAGGACAGCGAGCCGCCACCGCCGGACCGGAATGCACTCTGCGCCTTCCTGCGCGAGCTGATCACCGTGAAGGAAAACGGTCAGATCATCCACCAAGGCCGGCGCGCGATGGTGGACCTCTGCGTGCTGGCCCGCCGTGCCTTCTTCCACCCGGCCACGCGGGGCAGCTCCTCCATCAAGAAGGTGCTGCCGGCGGTGATGGCCGCCTCCCCCTTCTTGCGCGAGCGCTACAGCCCACCCGTCTACGGCGCCGACGGCGGCATCCCCAGCCGCAATTTCACCCACTGGTCCTGGTGGCGCGCCGGTCCGGACGGCCATCCCGCCAACCCCTACGACCTCCTGCCTCCCGTCTTCGACGACCTGCCGGCTGAAGTTCTGGCGGCGCTGGAGGTGGACGAGGACCTGGAACTGGCCGAAGGCGGCAGCGCTACCACCGCCTGGGCGCGCATGCAGTTCGAAGATTCACCCGCGCTGGAACGCGAACAGCTGCGCCAGGCGCTGCTGAGGTATTGCGAGTTGGATACGTTGGCGATGGTGATGGTTTGGCAGGGGTGGGCCGCGGAATCTTTCATTTGA
- a CDS encoding IS701 family transposase: MKPTSRDYCQFLISTQINYTQTYFADHHQRFSHDAINRYLQAANISPADVWNLARRNIEFDDDACLVFDDSVLDKNHSHKIELVRKQYSGNAHGLIKGIGVVNCLYVNIKTGHYWIIDWRIYAPDEDGKSKLDHVQEMFDNAMAHKKLPFRTVLMDSWYATMDLMKHIHRAGKHFYCPLKSNRKVDDSQGQQPYKAVSTLQWSAQEHVHGKHVKLFKFPSDIKLKLFRVVVDTNRTDWVVTNDLSQDSTDDTHEMCAVRWKIEQYHREIKQVLGIEKCQCRMARSQKNHIACAILAWVHLCETAKALKTNIYSLKKGILSEFLKKELRSPTIRMAPI, translated from the coding sequence ATGAAACCCACGAGCCGAGACTACTGCCAATTTCTGATATCCACACAAATCAACTACACGCAGACCTATTTTGCGGATCACCATCAGAGGTTTTCTCATGACGCCATAAATCGCTACTTGCAGGCTGCCAATATCAGCCCGGCCGATGTCTGGAATCTGGCCCGACGAAACATCGAATTTGACGACGATGCCTGCCTGGTTTTCGATGACAGCGTTCTGGACAAGAACCACTCGCACAAAATCGAGCTGGTGCGCAAACAGTACAGCGGCAACGCCCACGGCCTGATCAAGGGCATTGGGGTGGTCAACTGCCTGTACGTGAACATCAAGACCGGCCACTACTGGATCATCGACTGGCGCATCTATGCGCCTGACGAAGACGGCAAGTCCAAGCTGGATCATGTCCAGGAGATGTTCGACAATGCCATGGCGCACAAGAAGCTGCCCTTTCGCACCGTGCTGATGGACTCCTGGTACGCCACCATGGATCTGATGAAGCACATCCACCGGGCGGGCAAGCACTTCTACTGCCCGCTCAAGAGCAATCGCAAGGTTGACGACAGCCAAGGCCAGCAGCCCTACAAGGCGGTCAGTACGCTGCAGTGGAGTGCCCAAGAACATGTGCATGGCAAACACGTCAAACTGTTCAAGTTTCCCAGTGACATCAAGCTGAAACTGTTCCGGGTTGTGGTTGATACCAATCGCACGGACTGGGTTGTGACAAACGACCTATCTCAAGATTCGACGGACGATACGCATGAGATGTGTGCCGTGCGCTGGAAGATTGAGCAGTACCACAGGGAGATCAAGCAGGTTCTTGGCATCGAAAAATGTCAGTGCAGAATGGCCCGGTCACAGAAGAATCACATCGCCTGCGCGATATTGGCCTGGGTCCACCTCTGCGAGACGGCCAAAGCGCTGAAGACAAACATCTACAGCCTGAAGAAGGGAATCCTCTCGGAATTCCTCAAGAAGGAACTTCGGTCACCAACCATTCGCATGGCACCCATCTGA
- a CDS encoding DNA translocase FtsK — MGKSRDNSERDRANLIRLIAREEGFGARVDEIDSEIYRWILSAPRSSRFCKFFRSMPRLNIELFDPHIDEETCIALDHARAGGSPRVVYPGLGELPFGSDLARTVARIAEIKAEPNLFDGKIIGFHERTWILYATKIGVFELSRSPSSKETDLYRKTISEVTHRFAVDYRSDDETEPDGAVDSLYFDAVNAVRDIQQISVPELQRIVRIGYNRAVRLLAAMEVRGVVSAPDSGGIRKVLEVRQRAAR; from the coding sequence GTGGGCAAATCAAGAGATAATAGCGAGAGGGATCGCGCCAATCTCATTCGGCTCATTGCTCGAGAAGAGGGCTTTGGGGCACGCGTTGACGAGATTGACTCAGAGATCTATCGCTGGATTCTCAGTGCACCTAGAAGCAGCCGATTTTGCAAGTTTTTCCGCTCCATGCCCAGATTAAATATAGAGTTATTTGATCCTCATATTGATGAAGAAACTTGCATTGCCCTAGATCATGCTCGCGCGGGAGGGTCTCCACGAGTTGTTTATCCAGGATTGGGTGAGCTACCATTTGGTAGCGATCTAGCAAGAACGGTTGCCCGCATCGCAGAAATAAAAGCTGAGCCCAATCTTTTTGATGGGAAAATAATAGGGTTTCATGAAAGAACTTGGATCCTCTATGCTACCAAGATAGGGGTATTTGAACTATCTAGAAGCCCATCTTCAAAGGAGACGGATTTATACAGAAAAACAATCTCAGAAGTAACTCATAGATTCGCCGTCGACTATCGTTCCGATGATGAAACAGAGCCTGATGGAGCCGTGGATTCACTCTACTTTGATGCGGTAAACGCGGTACGAGATATCCAACAGATTTCAGTCCCCGAATTGCAGCGCATCGTCCGAATAGGGTACAATCGAGCGGTCCGGCTTCTTGCGGCCATGGAGGTCAGAGGGGTGGTTAGCGCACCTGATTCCGGTGGCATCCGGAAAGTACTCGAAGTTCGGCAACGAGCGGCACGGTGA
- a CDS encoding ATP-binding protein, with amino-acid sequence MFASVTEQPSGCVAGCGCCFNATFAVVPAETELQSARHPYVGEAERHIAEMFAQARVDGAVLLLDEADSFLRSRRGAQRSWEVTQVNEMLTQMEDFDGLFIASTNLMDQLDEAAMRRFDACIRLDFLRPAQAQAMFAETAASLGLSVDGATVQALAGTDRLAPGDFAAVLRGARLHPPADAADLLARLRQLTALKSKSSERPMGFLAALA; translated from the coding sequence ATGTTCGCCAGTGTGACTGAGCAACCGAGCGGATGTGTCGCTGGATGCGGGTGCTGCTTCAATGCGACATTTGCTGTCGTACCGGCTGAGACCGAGCTTCAATCCGCCCGTCATCCTTACGTCGGGGAGGCGGAGCGCCACATCGCCGAGATGTTCGCCCAGGCCCGGGTGGACGGTGCGGTGCTGCTGCTCGACGAGGCCGACAGCTTCCTGCGCAGCCGGCGCGGCGCGCAGCGCTCCTGGGAGGTCACGCAGGTCAACGAAATGCTCACGCAGATGGAGGACTTCGACGGGCTCTTCATCGCCTCCACCAACCTGATGGACCAGCTGGACGAGGCTGCGATGCGCCGCTTTGACGCTTGCATCCGGCTGGATTTCCTGCGCCCAGCCCAGGCGCAGGCCATGTTTGCCGAGACGGCTGCCAGCCTTGGCCTGAGCGTGGACGGCGCCACCGTCCAGGCCCTGGCCGGCACGGACAGGCTGGCACCGGGCGACTTCGCCGCGGTGTTGCGCGGAGCGCGGTTGCATCCGCCCGCCGACGCGGCTGATTTGCTGGCGCGGCTGCGGCAGCTGACCGCCCTGAAGTCCAAGTCCTCCGAGCGGCCAATGGGTTTTCTGGCAGCGCTGGCGTGA
- a CDS encoding DUF5131 family protein has translation MAKHNPGDILTSDWNPVVGCRRYSAGCRDCWWLDGIMPWQRRLGNLPDNLTEGVPLLLETRLDPAKLRGKTGIVGVVQHGDLFWDEVPEPAIHRVLDVVDQVAAERTEQAVRRPARAAPRPASPTKYVIWSKRAERMADVLARRYPQGLPAHLACGVSVENQALADERLPHLLRIAGWRFVMIEPMLGPIDLAGYEDVDWIVVGSETGSPRARPLNPDWVRALRDFACVNGIPFFLKQLGTSHKSPDRDLDGRCWDEFPAGFVK, from the coding sequence GTGGCAAAGCACAACCCCGGCGACATCCTCACCTCGGACTGGAACCCGGTCGTGGGTTGTCGACGCTACTCGGCCGGCTGTCGCGACTGCTGGTGGCTCGACGGCATCATGCCCTGGCAAAGGCGCCTCGGTAACCTCCCGGACAACCTGACCGAGGGCGTGCCGCTGCTGCTGGAAACCCGGCTCGACCCAGCCAAGCTGCGCGGCAAGACCGGCATCGTCGGCGTCGTCCAGCATGGTGATCTGTTCTGGGACGAGGTGCCAGAACCGGCGATCCATCGCGTCCTGGACGTGGTCGACCAAGTTGCGGCTGAACGCACCGAGCAGGCCGTTCGGCGGCCCGCTCGGGCGGCCCCCCGTCCTGCCTCGCCGACCAAGTATGTGATCTGGAGCAAGCGGGCCGAGCGCATGGCTGACGTGTTGGCACGCCGCTATCCGCAGGGCCTGCCGGCGCACCTGGCCTGTGGCGTGTCGGTGGAGAACCAGGCGCTGGCCGATGAACGCCTGCCCCACCTGCTGCGTATCGCCGGCTGGCGTTTCGTGATGATCGAGCCGATGCTCGGTCCGATCGACCTGGCCGGTTACGAGGATGTCGACTGGATCGTCGTGGGCTCGGAAACCGGCAGCCCGCGTGCGCGGCCGCTCAATCCGGACTGGGTGCGCGCGCTGCGCGACTTTGCCTGCGTGAACGGCATCCCGTTCTTCCTCAAGCAGCTGGGCACGAGCCACAAGAGCCCCGATCGCGATCTGGATGGGCGCTGCTGGGACGAGTTCCCCGCCGGCTTCGTGAAGTAG
- the fabG gene encoding 3-oxoacyl-ACP reductase FabG yields MPTPSPVPSAPPRLALVTGASGELGRAIARRLAADGLEVIVHANSRLEAAEAVAAEIVAAGGRARALAFDITDRAACRAALEALLAEGRPVQVLVNNAGIHDDAVFPGMRDEQWDRVLDVSLNGFFNVTQPLTMPMIRSRWGRIVNISSVAAVTGNRGQVNYAAAKGALHSAGRALSLELASRGITVNTVAPGVIASPMADAAFSAEAIAKLVPAKRAGRPEEVAALVAFLAGDDAGYISGQVISINGGMA; encoded by the coding sequence ATGCCGACCCCCTCTCCCGTGCCATCCGCTCCCCCCCGGCTGGCGCTGGTCACCGGTGCCAGCGGCGAGCTGGGCCGCGCCATCGCCCGCCGGCTGGCCGCCGATGGCCTGGAGGTGATCGTGCACGCCAACAGCCGGCTGGAAGCGGCCGAGGCGGTCGCGGCCGAGATCGTCGCCGCCGGCGGCCGGGCCCGCGCGCTGGCCTTCGACATCACCGACCGCGCCGCCTGCCGCGCCGCGCTGGAGGCCCTGCTGGCCGAGGGCCGGCCGGTGCAGGTGCTGGTCAACAACGCCGGCATCCACGACGACGCGGTCTTCCCTGGCATGCGCGACGAGCAGTGGGACCGGGTGCTGGACGTCTCGCTCAACGGCTTTTTCAACGTCACCCAGCCGCTGACGATGCCGATGATCCGCTCCCGCTGGGGCCGCATCGTCAACATCAGCTCGGTGGCTGCCGTCACCGGCAACCGCGGCCAGGTCAACTACGCCGCGGCCAAGGGCGCGCTGCACAGCGCCGGCCGTGCCCTGTCGCTGGAGCTGGCCTCGCGCGGCATCACGGTCAACACCGTGGCGCCCGGCGTGATCGCCTCGCCGATGGCCGACGCGGCCTTCAGCGCCGAGGCCATCGCCAAGCTGGTGCCCGCCAAGCGCGCCGGCCGCCCCGAGGAGGTCGCCGCGCTGGTGGCCTTCCTGGCTGGGGACGACGCAGGCTACATCTCCGGGCAGGTGATCTCGATCAACGGCGGGATGGCCTGA
- a CDS encoding hydroxymyristoyl-ACP dehydratase, producing MTGPAVLLDAAGIAALIPHSGRMCLLEQLVAWDDGRIQCRTRSHHAADHPLRSDSGLLACHAIEYAAQAMALHGGLLAQAAGGVATPGYLASVRGVQLHRWRLDDLPGPLDVQAERLAGDERQLLYAFTVRHDGQAVAEGRAAVVLNTPLP from the coding sequence GTGACCGGCCCCGCCGTGCTGCTCGACGCCGCCGGCATCGCCGCGCTGATCCCGCACAGCGGCCGCATGTGCCTGCTGGAGCAGCTGGTCGCCTGGGACGACGGGCGCATCCAATGCCGAACCCGCAGCCACCACGCGGCGGACCACCCGCTGCGCAGCGACAGCGGACTGCTGGCCTGCCACGCGATCGAGTACGCCGCCCAGGCAATGGCCCTGCACGGTGGCCTGCTGGCGCAGGCGGCGGGCGGTGTGGCCACCCCAGGCTACCTGGCCAGCGTGCGCGGCGTGCAGCTGCATCGCTGGCGGCTGGACGACCTGCCCGGGCCGCTGGACGTGCAGGCCGAGCGCCTGGCCGGCGACGAGCGCCAGCTGCTCTACGCCTTCACCGTGCGCCACGACGGCCAGGCGGTGGCCGAGGGCCGCGCCGCAGTGGTGCTGAACACCCCGCTGCCCTGA
- a CDS encoding beta-ketoacyl synthase chain length factor, with the protein MGAAAVEIDLLGIGLAGPGLPGWEASLPVLRGEQAHAGQPTVVPPPTCLPAAERRRAGLAVRAAIAVAEAACAHAGLAPATLASVFTSSSGDGGNCHSLCESLAAPDPVVSPTRFTNSVHNAAAGYWHIAVTGRQASTSLCAFDASFDAGLTEAVMQVLALRQPVLLVACDAPYPQPLQAVRPLPDAMGVALVLAPGGTVAQPLARLRLALQPDSGEPAEAATACADAGLDALRAQIPAARALPLLVAVARGEAARVVLPGAGAGAGKGAVRLHIDVIGSA; encoded by the coding sequence ATGGGTGCCGCTGCTGTCGAGATCGACCTGCTGGGCATCGGCCTGGCTGGCCCCGGGCTGCCGGGCTGGGAAGCCTCGCTGCCGGTGCTGCGCGGCGAGCAGGCCCATGCGGGCCAGCCCACCGTGGTCCCGCCTCCCACCTGCCTGCCTGCCGCCGAGCGCCGCCGCGCCGGCCTGGCGGTGCGCGCCGCCATCGCGGTGGCCGAGGCGGCCTGTGCCCACGCCGGCCTGGCCCCGGCGACGCTGGCCAGCGTGTTCACCTCCTCGTCCGGTGACGGCGGCAACTGCCACAGCCTGTGCGAGTCGCTCGCCGCGCCGGACCCGGTGGTGTCGCCCACCCGCTTCACCAACTCCGTGCACAACGCCGCGGCCGGCTACTGGCACATCGCCGTCACCGGCCGGCAGGCCTCGACCAGCCTGTGCGCCTTCGATGCCAGCTTCGATGCCGGCCTGACCGAGGCGGTGATGCAGGTGCTCGCGCTGCGCCAGCCCGTGCTGCTGGTCGCCTGCGACGCGCCCTACCCGCAGCCGCTGCAGGCCGTGCGGCCCTTGCCCGATGCGATGGGCGTGGCGCTGGTGCTGGCGCCGGGAGGCACGGTCGCGCAGCCGCTCGCCCGCCTGCGTCTGGCCCTGCAGCCCGACTCGGGCGAGCCGGCCGAGGCGGCCACCGCCTGCGCCGATGCCGGCCTGGACGCCCTGCGTGCCCAGATCCCGGCGGCCCGTGCGCTGCCGCTGCTGGTGGCGGTGGCCCGGGGCGAGGCGGCGCGCGTCGTGCTGCCCGGCGCTGGTGCGGGCGCGGGCAAAGGCGCGGTGCGCCTGCACATCGACGTGATCGGTTCGGCGTGA
- a CDS encoding beta-ketoacyl-[acyl-carrier-protein] synthase family protein: protein MTPLAITHFTLTTALGAGNAPNAAALRQGRSGLQPCRFLDVRLPGWVGEVGGLDEPALPAALSDFDCRNNRLAWLGLQQDGFADAVARARTRWGAHRVAVLMATSTSGILQTELAYRHRGADGALPADFHYAQTHNTGSLALFAAQTLGLSGPAWVVSTACSSSAKVFAAAQRLIEAGWADAAVVGGVDSLCLTTLYGFNSLELFSPEICRPWDARRSGLSLGEAAAYALLQREASRGSEPGSEAAAGWLLGTGESSDGYHMSSPHPEGIGAIAAMRQALDSAGCDASVVDYINLHGTATPNNDAMEDRAVRAVFGDAVPCSSTKGATGHTLGAAGAVEAAIGLLALQQGFIPGGLNCGERDPALGANYVTESRAAPLRRVLSNSFGFGGSNASLLLGAA, encoded by the coding sequence ATGACGCCGCTGGCCATCACCCACTTCACCCTGACCACGGCCCTGGGGGCCGGCAATGCGCCCAATGCGGCCGCGCTGCGCCAGGGCCGCAGCGGCCTGCAGCCCTGCCGTTTTCTCGATGTGAGGCTGCCCGGCTGGGTCGGCGAGGTGGGCGGCCTGGACGAGCCAGCCCTGCCGGCCGCACTGTCGGACTTCGATTGCCGCAACAACCGCCTGGCCTGGCTGGGCCTGCAGCAGGACGGTTTTGCCGATGCGGTGGCGCGCGCACGCACTCGCTGGGGCGCCCACCGCGTGGCGGTGCTGATGGCCACCAGCACCTCGGGCATCCTGCAGACCGAGCTGGCCTACCGCCACCGCGGCGCCGATGGGGCGCTGCCGGCCGATTTCCACTACGCCCAGACCCACAACACCGGCTCGCTGGCGCTGTTCGCGGCGCAGACCTTGGGCCTGAGCGGCCCGGCCTGGGTGGTCTCCACCGCCTGCTCGTCCAGCGCCAAGGTCTTCGCGGCGGCGCAGCGGCTGATCGAGGCCGGTTGGGCCGACGCGGCCGTGGTCGGCGGGGTGGACAGCCTGTGCCTGACCACGCTGTACGGCTTCAACTCGCTGGAGCTGTTCTCGCCCGAGATCTGCCGCCCCTGGGATGCCCGGCGCAGCGGCCTGTCGCTGGGCGAGGCGGCCGCCTACGCGTTGCTGCAGCGGGAGGCTTCACGGGGCAGTGAACCGGGCAGCGAGGCGGCTGCGGGCTGGCTGCTCGGCACCGGCGAGAGCAGCGACGGCTACCACATGAGCTCGCCCCATCCGGAGGGAATCGGTGCCATTGCGGCGATGCGCCAGGCCCTGGACAGTGCCGGCTGCGACGCCAGCGTGGTGGACTACATCAACCTGCACGGCACCGCGACGCCCAACAACGACGCGATGGAAGACCGTGCCGTGCGCGCCGTTTTCGGCGACGCCGTGCCCTGCAGCTCCACCAAGGGAGCCACCGGTCACACCCTGGGCGCGGCCGGTGCGGTGGAGGCAGCGATCGGGCTGCTGGCGCTGCAACAGGGCTTCATCCCCGGCGGGTTGAACTGCGGCGAGCGGGATCCGGCCCTGGGGGCGAACTACGTCACCGAGAGCCGGGCGGCGCCGCTGCGCCGGGTGCTGAGCAATTCCTTCGGCTTCGGCGGGTCCAACGCCAGCCTGCTGCTGGGAGCCGCCTGA
- a CDS encoding class I SAM-dependent methyltransferase yields MTLPPTSSSILSSRAAPPAARACWNQLLDHVADRYRPAGRFASHFARGKLGMDPVFRHLLAEGLLPAGAEVLDIGCGQGLLTGLLRAVDVVEARLGWPADWAAAPRGCRVTGVELMSRDVERARAAAASDAAATAVRGEHGRDEFICGDMRLVPFPPCDAVVILDVLHYIPVDEQDAVLARVHAALRPGGRLLLRVGDAQERWGFRVSQWVDRVVTLVRGHSAPPTWGRSLADWQTALRRLGFTVEARPMSQGTPFANVLLIGRRRDGPPPPVANPETS; encoded by the coding sequence ATGACGCTTCCCCCGACTTCCTCTTCCATCCTTTCCAGCCGGGCCGCTCCGCCGGCGGCGCGGGCCTGCTGGAACCAGCTGCTCGACCATGTGGCCGACCGCTACCGCCCAGCGGGCCGCTTCGCCTCGCACTTCGCGCGCGGCAAGCTGGGCATGGACCCGGTGTTCCGCCACCTGCTGGCCGAGGGCCTGCTGCCGGCGGGCGCCGAGGTGCTGGACATCGGCTGCGGCCAGGGCCTGCTGACGGGGCTGCTGCGCGCGGTCGATGTGGTCGAGGCCCGCCTGGGCTGGCCCGCCGACTGGGCCGCCGCGCCGCGGGGCTGTCGGGTCACGGGCGTCGAGTTGATGTCGCGCGACGTCGAGCGGGCCCGTGCGGCCGCTGCTTCGGATGCAGCCGCCACTGCAGTCCGTGGCGAGCATGGCCGGGACGAATTCATCTGCGGCGACATGCGCCTGGTGCCCTTCCCGCCCTGCGACGCGGTGGTGATCCTGGACGTGCTGCACTACATCCCGGTCGATGAGCAGGATGCCGTGCTGGCGCGCGTGCACGCCGCCCTGCGCCCGGGCGGGCGGCTGCTGCTGCGCGTGGGCGATGCCCAGGAGCGCTGGGGCTTTCGTGTCAGCCAGTGGGTCGACCGCGTCGTCACCCTCGTGCGGGGCCACAGCGCGCCGCCCACCTGGGGCCGCTCGCTGGCCGACTGGCAGACAGCGCTGCGCCGGCTCGGCTTCACCGTCGAGGCGCGCCCCATGAGCCAGGGCACCCCCTTTGCGAACGTCCTGCTGATCGGACGCCGGCGGGACGGCCCCCCGCCGCCCGTGGCGAACCCGGAGACCTCCTGA
- a CDS encoding polysaccharide deacetylase family protein: MSAIVSSAGPERWPLPPVLRTSALLHGMALLLWLWQPPLWPWLLAGLLLNHAVIVALGLWPRSTGLGPNVRRLPPAAVQRREIALTIDDGPDPEVTPAVLDQLQAAGAVATFFCIGERVQAHPALAREIVARGHSLQNHSQRHDHRFSFSGPAAFAKELRAAQATIAQATGVTPNCFRAPAGLRNPFLAPVLQRLGLHLVSWTRRGFDTRERDPARVLERLCRDLAAGDILLLHDGHVARTPQGRPVVLEVLPELLARCRTAGLTPVTLPQALGAVPPTFR; this comes from the coding sequence GTGTCCGCCATCGTCTCGTCTGCCGGCCCTGAACGCTGGCCCCTGCCCCCCGTGCTGCGCACCAGCGCCCTCCTGCACGGGATGGCCCTGCTGCTGTGGCTGTGGCAGCCGCCCCTCTGGCCCTGGCTGCTGGCCGGGTTGCTGCTCAACCATGCGGTGATCGTCGCGCTGGGCCTGTGGCCGCGCTCCACCGGCCTGGGCCCGAACGTGCGGCGCCTGCCGCCAGCCGCCGTGCAGCGGCGCGAGATTGCCCTGACCATCGACGATGGCCCGGACCCGGAGGTCACCCCGGCCGTGCTCGACCAGCTCCAGGCTGCGGGCGCGGTGGCCACCTTCTTCTGCATCGGCGAGCGGGTGCAGGCCCACCCGGCGCTGGCGCGCGAGATCGTCGCGCGCGGTCACAGCCTGCAGAACCACAGCCAGCGCCACGATCACCGCTTCTCCTTCTCCGGCCCGGCGGCCTTCGCGAAGGAACTGCGCGCGGCGCAGGCCACGATCGCCCAGGCCACCGGCGTGACGCCCAACTGCTTCCGCGCCCCGGCGGGACTGCGCAACCCCTTCCTGGCCCCGGTGCTGCAGCGCCTGGGCCTGCATCTGGTGAGCTGGACCCGGCGCGGCTTCGACACCCGCGAGCGCGACCCCGCCCGGGTGCTGGAGCGGCTGTGCCGCGACCTGGCCGCCGGTGACATCCTGCTGCTGCACGACGGCCATGTGGCCCGTACCCCACAGGGCCGACCGGTGGTGCTGGAGGTGCTGCCCGAGCTGCTGGCGCGTTGCCGCACCGCGGGGCTGACGCCCGTCACGCTGCCCCAGGCCCTGGGGGCGGTTCCGCCGACGTTCCGATGA